A single window of Synechococcus sp. CBW1004 DNA harbors:
- a CDS encoding efflux RND transporter periplasmic adaptor subunit produces the protein MSLLLPGVMLGGCTKPQAKTPPPPSVQTVIVGSARFAPAIDVVSRIQSTSNVVMRPETDGRVVRILASQGQRVKAGQPILVLDNVQQSATLDASRAEALKDRANAERYIFLNQQGAVSTKDRDYYVTQAIQSREQVRANAATLGYKFVTAPIDGELGNLDSVKLGDYVHQGQAITGIVNNAVLWTLMDVPATQASQVKVGQPVQVESQGNPPVRGVGRVVFISPYYGENNEKASPNTVLVKAEFPNLTGQLKTNQYVRNRIITDVKDQLAVPAQAVQMKASQAFVFKVYPLRQVLPRIQASDQLPEAQKQTLAKLPGSTPIAVQVPVTLGQMQGNLFPVLSGLSKGDQVIVSNTALLRSGIPVRVTGSGSMN, from the coding sequence ATGTCCCTGCTGCTGCCGGGGGTGATGCTGGGCGGCTGCACCAAGCCGCAGGCCAAGACCCCACCGCCCCCCTCCGTCCAGACGGTGATCGTCGGTTCGGCACGCTTTGCACCGGCGATCGATGTGGTGAGCCGCATCCAGTCTACCAGCAACGTGGTGATGCGCCCCGAAACCGACGGTCGGGTGGTGCGCATCCTGGCCAGCCAGGGACAGCGGGTGAAGGCGGGACAGCCGATCCTTGTGCTCGACAACGTGCAGCAGTCCGCCACCCTCGATGCCAGCCGTGCGGAGGCGCTCAAGGATCGCGCCAACGCGGAGCGCTACATCTTCCTCAATCAGCAGGGTGCGGTCTCCACGAAGGACCGTGATTACTACGTCACCCAGGCCATCCAGAGCCGTGAGCAGGTCCGCGCCAATGCCGCGACGCTGGGCTACAAATTCGTCACGGCGCCGATCGATGGCGAACTCGGCAACCTCGATTCGGTCAAGCTGGGTGATTACGTGCATCAGGGCCAGGCGATCACCGGCATCGTCAACAACGCCGTGCTCTGGACGCTGATGGATGTGCCGGCCACCCAGGCCTCCCAGGTGAAGGTCGGCCAGCCCGTCCAGGTGGAGAGCCAGGGAAACCCGCCGGTGCGAGGCGTCGGCCGGGTGGTGTTCATCTCCCCCTATTACGGGGAAAACAACGAGAAGGCATCCCCCAACACCGTTCTTGTGAAGGCAGAGTTTCCCAACCTCACCGGCCAGCTGAAGACCAATCAGTATGTGCGCAATCGCATCATCACCGATGTCAAAGATCAGCTGGCGGTTCCGGCGCAGGCCGTGCAGATGAAGGCGTCGCAGGCGTTCGTGTTCAAGGTCTATCCGCTGCGTCAGGTGCTGCCCCGAATCCAGGCCTCCGACCAGCTGCCAGAGGCCCAGAAGCAGACGCTGGCCAAGCTGCCCGGCAGCACACCGATCGCGGTTCAGGTGCCGGTGACGCTGGGCCAGATGCAGGGCAATCTGTTCCCGGTTCTGTCCGGGCTGAGCAAGGGCGATCAGGTGATCGTCTCCAACACGGCCCTGCTCCGTTCTGGCATCCCGGTGCGGGTGACGGGCAGCGGCTCCATGAACTGA
- a CDS encoding efflux RND transporter periplasmic adaptor subunit, with protein sequence MALPPALLLAGLITACSPTPPPGERLPSVRSSEVNSRSFSQTVAGIATLEALQEVSLAAQAGGRIERLLVRQGDRVRRGQLLLVLDQAQARADVVRLRSEMETNLLNYRRFEVLVRQGAATPFQRDDFRQRYVAAREELAARRADLAFRHLRAPIDGTVADLTVKQGDLIQAGAPFTSIIRNDRLLARMEVPAVYSAATRPGLPLQLLQPSGAAPLAQAPVISVDPGIDPASQTLLVKAEFPNPDDALRDGLRTRARLVLQDRPSPAVPFAAVSRQWGQSFVFVLGDLEALRRRPGRSDLAKAARLPRQTRFALQTPVQLGPLQGGWYPVLQGLPEGAEVITSNQQNLRHGQPVRAISP encoded by the coding sequence ATGGCTCTGCCGCCGGCGCTGCTCCTGGCCGGGCTGATCACGGCCTGTTCCCCGACACCGCCTCCGGGCGAACGGCTGCCGTCGGTGCGCAGCTCCGAGGTGAATTCCAGGAGCTTCTCCCAGACCGTGGCGGGCATCGCCACCCTAGAGGCGCTGCAGGAGGTTTCCCTGGCGGCCCAGGCCGGGGGGCGCATCGAGCGGCTGCTGGTGCGGCAGGGTGACCGGGTGCGGCGAGGCCAGCTGTTGCTGGTGCTTGATCAGGCCCAGGCCCGCGCCGACGTGGTGCGGCTGCGTTCGGAGATGGAGACCAACCTGCTCAATTACCGCCGCTTCGAGGTGCTGGTGCGTCAGGGGGCTGCCACCCCCTTCCAGCGGGATGACTTCCGGCAGCGTTACGTGGCGGCGAGGGAGGAGCTGGCGGCACGCCGCGCCGATCTCGCCTTCCGCCACCTGCGTGCCCCGATCGATGGAACCGTGGCCGATCTGACGGTGAAGCAAGGCGATCTGATCCAGGCCGGAGCCCCGTTCACCAGCATCATCCGCAATGACCGCCTCCTGGCGCGGATGGAGGTGCCCGCGGTGTATTCCGCAGCGACCCGGCCGGGTCTTCCTCTGCAGCTGCTCCAGCCATCCGGTGCCGCCCCCCTGGCCCAGGCCCCGGTCATCTCGGTCGATCCCGGCATCGATCCCGCCAGCCAGACCCTGCTGGTGAAGGCCGAGTTCCCCAACCCGGATGACGCGCTGCGCGACGGCCTGCGCACCCGCGCTCGCCTGGTGCTCCAGGACCGCCCCTCTCCGGCTGTGCCCTTTGCGGCCGTGAGCCGCCAGTGGGGCCAGAGCTTCGTGTTCGTTCTCGGTGATCTGGAGGCGCTGCGTCGCCGTCCGGGCCGCAGCGATCTGGCCAAGGCGGCCAGGCTTCCCCGCCAGACCCGCTTCGCCCTTCAGACTCCGGTGCAGCTCGGTCCTCTGCAGGGGGGCTGGTATCCGGTGCTCCAAGGATTGCCGGAAGGCGCGGAGGTGATCACCTCCAATCAGCAGAACCTCCGCCATGGCCAGCCCGTGCGTGCCATCTCCCCCTGA
- a CDS encoding AAA family ATPase produces the protein MSDLFSHNREQTLRRIAPLADRLRPTTLEDFVGQEAILGPGRLLRRAIAADRVGNLILYGPPGTGKTTLARIIAHSTRAHFSSLNAVLAGVKELRSEVEAARSRLAQHGLRTILFIDEVHRFNAAQQDALLPWVENGTVTLIGATTENPFFEVNKALVSRSRLFRLQPLERPDLEKLLQRALRDAEQGYGARRVVLDPDAGEHLLNVAGGDARSLLNALELAVETTPPRPDGAITIDLAIAEDSIQQRAVLYDKQGDAHFDTISAFIKSIRGSDPDAALFWLARMIEAGENPRFILRRLLISAGEDIGLADPQAMVVVEACASAFERIGLPEGLYALAQATLYLAATEKSNSSLGFFDAVKAVRDTNRQQVPAHLRDANRDGKAFGDGVGYRYPHAYSQHWVAQQYLPTALQGEVFWQPGPLGWEGGLRPRLLQRRAAQLAAAAESACDPPELLSSGPEDPVLARWLRRQAAAEGERLDRLRQRFWQEAAIGRLDRVLVLEARSLLWALDPLEAAAEGEVVLAVGDTAERDRIEAQLQLLEPLRRPRLLLADRQRPMDLAEQLEPDIRFEWVAARQPFRDLSPGQLEALLDSLEQRCSPGAQARFLFSDPLLGPLGSLLAAVPEAAQALQPQATLSAVLEMERLQQLQRVGCSEAVAEGLSQRGWQLEHESWEEALSLTLADGLLQRWFGPGGDYRQRLESGLEAAALTKVEQLFRRHRGVALPQPLRHLLLRGRRIGAADPAGAERRKRRPGPRSSRRPAAEAHDSGCP, from the coding sequence TTGAGCGACCTGTTCAGCCACAACCGCGAGCAGACCCTGCGGCGGATCGCGCCACTGGCGGACCGGCTCAGGCCCACCACCCTGGAGGACTTCGTCGGCCAGGAGGCGATCCTCGGTCCGGGGCGACTGCTGCGGCGTGCCATCGCCGCCGACCGGGTCGGCAACCTGATCCTGTACGGACCGCCTGGCACGGGCAAGACCACCCTGGCGCGGATCATCGCCCACAGCACGCGCGCGCACTTCAGCAGCCTCAACGCCGTGCTGGCCGGGGTCAAGGAGCTGCGCAGCGAGGTCGAAGCGGCACGCAGCCGACTGGCGCAGCACGGGCTGCGCACGATCCTGTTCATCGACGAGGTGCATCGCTTCAACGCCGCCCAGCAGGACGCGCTGCTGCCCTGGGTGGAGAACGGCACCGTGACGCTGATCGGCGCCACCACCGAAAACCCGTTCTTCGAGGTCAACAAGGCGCTGGTGAGCCGCTCGCGCCTGTTCCGGCTGCAGCCCTTGGAACGACCCGACCTGGAGAAGCTGCTGCAGCGAGCCCTGCGGGATGCGGAGCAGGGCTACGGCGCGCGGCGCGTCGTCCTCGATCCGGATGCGGGCGAACACCTGCTCAACGTGGCCGGAGGCGACGCCCGCAGCCTGCTCAACGCCCTGGAACTGGCGGTGGAGACGACGCCACCCCGCCCGGATGGCGCCATCACGATCGATCTGGCGATTGCCGAGGACTCGATCCAGCAACGGGCCGTTCTGTACGACAAGCAGGGCGATGCCCACTTCGACACGATCAGCGCCTTCATCAAGTCGATCCGCGGCTCCGACCCCGACGCGGCCCTGTTCTGGCTGGCCCGGATGATCGAGGCCGGCGAGAATCCGCGCTTCATCCTGCGCCGCCTGCTGATCAGCGCCGGCGAAGACATCGGCCTGGCCGATCCCCAGGCGATGGTGGTGGTGGAGGCCTGCGCCAGCGCCTTCGAGCGCATCGGCCTGCCGGAGGGGCTCTATGCACTGGCCCAGGCGACCCTGTACCTGGCCGCCACCGAGAAGAGCAACAGCAGCCTCGGCTTCTTCGATGCGGTCAAGGCGGTGCGCGACACGAACCGCCAGCAGGTGCCGGCCCATCTGCGCGACGCCAACCGCGACGGCAAGGCCTTCGGCGACGGGGTGGGCTACCGCTATCCGCATGCCTACAGCCAGCACTGGGTGGCGCAGCAATATCTGCCCACCGCACTGCAGGGAGAGGTGTTCTGGCAGCCGGGTCCCCTTGGATGGGAGGGCGGCCTGCGGCCCCGGCTGCTGCAGCGTCGGGCCGCCCAGCTGGCGGCCGCGGCAGAGTCGGCCTGCGATCCGCCCGAGCTGCTCAGCAGCGGCCCGGAGGATCCGGTGCTGGCACGGTGGCTGCGCCGCCAGGCGGCGGCTGAGGGGGAGCGGCTCGACCGGTTGCGTCAACGCTTCTGGCAGGAAGCCGCGATCGGCCGGCTGGACCGGGTGCTCGTGCTGGAGGCCCGTTCCCTGCTCTGGGCCCTGGATCCTCTCGAGGCCGCCGCCGAGGGTGAGGTGGTGCTGGCCGTGGGAGACACGGCTGAGCGCGACCGGATCGAAGCCCAGCTGCAGCTGCTTGAACCGCTCCGGCGCCCGCGGCTGCTGCTGGCGGATCGGCAACGCCCGATGGATCTGGCAGAGCAGCTGGAGCCTGACATCAGGTTCGAGTGGGTGGCCGCGCGCCAACCCTTCCGCGACCTCAGTCCCGGCCAGCTGGAGGCGCTCCTCGACTCCCTTGAACAGCGCTGCAGCCCCGGGGCCCAGGCCCGCTTCCTGTTCAGCGATCCCCTGCTGGGACCGCTCGGCAGCCTGCTGGCTGCGGTGCCCGAGGCCGCCCAGGCGCTGCAGCCGCAGGCGACACTGAGCGCGGTGCTGGAGATGGAACGCCTGCAGCAGCTGCAGCGCGTGGGGTGCTCCGAGGCGGTGGCCGAGGGGCTGAGCCAGCGGGGCTGGCAACTGGAGCACGAAAGCTGGGAGGAAGCCCTGAGCCTCACGCTTGCGGATGGCCTGCTGCAACGCTGGTTCGGCCCTGGCGGCGACTACCGCCAGCGGCTGGAGAGCGGGCTGGAAGCCGCGGCGCTCACCAAGGTGGAGCAGCTGTTCCGCCGCCACCGGGGGGTCGCCCTGCCCCAGCCCCTGCGGCATCTGCTGCTGCGGGGACGCCGCATTGGCGCGGCGGATCCGGCCGGAGCGGAGCGCCGAAAACGCCGGCCGGGCCCCCGCTCCTCCCGCCGCCCGGCAGCGGAAGCACACGACAGCGGGTGCCCATAA
- a CDS encoding alpha/beta hydrolase gives MLKRLIAGLAMGSALSLSVLPASAAVDNNLPVRWNTGGAVWSTNQDAFDTFLGSGEVTDRGLAGGLARSGWTSDEIRTGMTKTYNVDLVGVSRFLYSDAGVKFLKNATNSYFPYWSMNTYAVQALRSAIIADAADGVISSATIMRALPTDFRLADFCNTYTGAQNICAEGRCQEGTAQCTSLLSWYVFLPACIQANQMADPVAQVRTVAPAPAPAPMAEPIRGLW, from the coding sequence GTGCTCAAGCGTCTGATCGCCGGTCTCGCGATGGGATCGGCCCTCTCCTTGTCTGTTCTTCCCGCTTCGGCTGCCGTTGACAACAACCTGCCGGTCCGCTGGAACACCGGTGGTGCCGTCTGGTCCACCAACCAGGACGCCTTCGACACCTTCCTGGGCAGCGGTGAAGTCACCGACCGTGGCCTCGCCGGCGGTCTCGCCCGCTCCGGTTGGACCTCCGATGAGATCCGCACCGGCATGACCAAGACCTACAACGTCGATCTGGTCGGTGTGTCCCGCTTCCTGTATTCGGATGCTGGCGTGAAGTTTCTCAAGAACGCCACCAACAGCTACTTCCCGTACTGGAGCATGAACACCTACGCGGTTCAGGCTCTGCGCTCGGCGATCATTGCCGATGCCGCTGACGGCGTCATCTCCTCGGCCACGATCATGCGTGCCCTGCCGACCGACTTCCGTCTTGCCGATTTCTGCAACACCTACACCGGTGCGCAGAACATCTGTGCCGAGGGTCGCTGCCAGGAAGGCACCGCCCAGTGCACCTCGCTGCTCTCCTGGTACGTCTTCCTGCCTGCCTGCATCCAGGCCAATCAGATGGCCGATCCCGTGGCCCAGGTGCGCACCGTCGCCCCCGCTCCGGCTCCGGCCCCGATGGCCGAGCCCATCCGCGGTCTCTGGTGA